The following coding sequences are from one uncultured Desulfobacter sp. window:
- the cysS gene encoding cysteine--tRNA ligase: MSLRIYNTLSGKKEEFVPITPNKAGMYVCGPTVYDTSHIGHARSVVVFDMVYRWLMQLGYEVTYVRNFTDVDDKIIKKSNETGNSCTAITTKYIDEFHNEMDALNVLRPTIAPKATEHIDHIIRFVQRLIDMGKAYHVAGGDVYFSISSFDEYGKLSHRNPDDMQAGARIAVDEKKKSPMDFTLWKPAKPGEPSWDSPWGKGRPGWHIECSAMSYEYLGESFDIHGGGKDLIFPHHENEIAQSEGNFGVPYVKYWIHNGFVDINNEKMSKSLGNFTMIKEVLADYSPEVIRMFLLSKHYRSPIDYSENSMREVSVGLDRIYGFLERLDKADITPETAGEEHGSLWADIVAALNDDFNSAKAMAEVFDAVKKGNKLLDDAGDAPGEDDKNLLAGIYADIRSASKILGIFMLSADDYFADKKDKAMADQDVDPAMIDGLIAERAAARKSKDFARADEIRDQLQAMKIVLEDGPQGTTWRIE; encoded by the coding sequence ATGAGTTTAAGGATTTACAATACCCTGAGCGGGAAAAAAGAGGAATTTGTTCCGATTACACCCAATAAAGCCGGTATGTACGTGTGCGGGCCCACCGTATATGACACCAGCCACATCGGCCATGCCAGGTCCGTGGTGGTCTTTGACATGGTGTACCGGTGGCTGATGCAACTCGGGTATGAGGTGACCTATGTGCGCAATTTTACGGATGTGGATGATAAGATTATCAAAAAGTCCAATGAGACCGGAAACTCCTGCACCGCCATCACCACAAAATATATTGATGAATTTCACAATGAGATGGATGCCCTCAATGTGCTTCGACCGACCATTGCGCCCAAAGCCACCGAACACATTGATCATATTATCCGGTTTGTCCAACGCCTGATAGATATGGGCAAGGCCTATCATGTGGCGGGTGGAGATGTCTATTTTTCCATTTCGTCCTTTGATGAATACGGCAAACTGTCCCACCGCAACCCCGATGATATGCAGGCCGGTGCCCGGATTGCCGTGGATGAGAAAAAGAAAAGCCCCATGGATTTCACCCTGTGGAAACCGGCCAAACCCGGCGAACCCTCCTGGGACAGTCCCTGGGGAAAGGGCCGGCCCGGCTGGCACATTGAATGCTCGGCCATGAGCTATGAATACCTTGGCGAGAGCTTTGATATCCATGGCGGGGGCAAGGATCTGATTTTTCCCCACCATGAAAATGAGATTGCCCAGAGTGAGGGCAACTTTGGTGTGCCTTACGTTAAATATTGGATTCACAACGGATTTGTGGACATAAACAATGAAAAGATGTCCAAGTCCCTGGGCAACTTCACCATGATCAAAGAGGTGCTGGCCGACTACAGTCCCGAAGTGATCCGCATGTTCCTGCTCTCCAAGCATTACCGGTCGCCCATTGATTACAGTGAAAACAGCATGCGCGAGGTCTCCGTGGGCCTTGACCGCATTTATGGGTTTCTGGAACGGCTGGACAAGGCAGACATTACCCCGGAAACTGCCGGGGAAGAACACGGTTCGCTATGGGCGGATATTGTTGCGGCACTGAACGATGATTTCAACTCCGCAAAGGCCATGGCCGAAGTATTTGACGCGGTGAAAAAGGGTAATAAGCTGCTGGATGATGCCGGTGACGCGCCCGGTGAGGATGATAAAAATCTGCTGGCCGGTATCTATGCAGATATCAGGTCCGCCTCAAAAATCCTGGGTATCTTTATGTTGTCCGCTGATGATTATTTTGCCGACAAAAAAGACAAAGCCATGGCAGACCAGGATGTGGACCCTGCCATGATTGACGGCTTGATCGCTGAACGCGCCGCCGCCCGTAAGTCTAAGGATTTTGCCCGGGCCGACGAAATCCGGGATCAGCTCCAGGCCATGAAAATTGTGCTTGAGGATGGACCCCAGGGGACAACCTGGCGCATCGAATAA
- the ispF gene encoding 2-C-methyl-D-erythritol 2,4-cyclodiphosphate synthase has protein sequence MQIRVGTGTDVHELAAGTKLVIGGVEIDHPMGLKGHSDADVLLHAVCDALLGAAGLGDIGEHFPDSDPAYKGMDSTRFLDICNKKIQDKGFMVGNLDCTIFAQAPKMSPHKKAMAHCIARVLEVSPDYVNIKATTTEHLGFVGRKEGIAAQATVLLYNSHGLT, from the coding sequence ATGCAGATAAGGGTGGGTACAGGAACCGATGTCCATGAACTGGCGGCCGGGACGAAACTTGTCATCGGCGGGGTTGAGATCGATCATCCCATGGGGCTGAAAGGCCATTCGGACGCGGACGTGTTGTTGCACGCCGTTTGTGACGCCCTTTTGGGGGCTGCCGGATTGGGGGACATCGGAGAACACTTTCCAGATTCGGATCCGGCATACAAAGGGATGGACTCCACCCGGTTTCTGGATATATGCAACAAGAAGATTCAGGACAAAGGGTTTATGGTCGGCAATCTGGACTGCACCATCTTTGCCCAGGCCCCGAAGATGAGCCCCCATAAAAAGGCCATGGCCCATTGTATTGCCCGGGTACTTGAAGTGTCCCCGGACTATGTGAACATCAAGGCCACCACCACCGAGCATTTGGGATTTGTGGGCAGAAAGGAGGGCATTGCAGCCCAGGCCACGGTCCTTTTATATAACAGCCATGGGCTGACTTGA
- a CDS encoding potassium channel family protein, translated as MLQVFIQNKYTILLCSVLLNVIAAPFFSQTHHPDLFFNVTFSLIMLTAVLSVAGDKKMSQAASIVLMLPCMFFVWMTYFYALEEHMLMASAVLQAMFLFYISFLIILFIFRSPVVTRDVVAAALVVYLFSAMLFAKLYLILELAYPGSFSVAHETIRDNPGILKYFSMVTLSTLGYGDLSPITDKSQTLASMEAIFGQIYLAVLIARLVGIQAIPNSKK; from the coding sequence ATGCTCCAGGTTTTCATACAAAATAAATACACCATCCTTTTATGCAGTGTGCTTCTCAATGTCATTGCAGCGCCCTTTTTTTCACAAACGCATCACCCTGATCTGTTTTTCAACGTGACGTTCTCATTGATTATGCTCACGGCAGTCCTCTCCGTGGCCGGTGACAAAAAAATGTCCCAGGCCGCTTCCATTGTCTTGATGCTGCCGTGTATGTTTTTTGTCTGGATGACTTATTTTTACGCCCTTGAAGAACATATGCTGATGGCGTCCGCCGTCCTGCAAGCCATGTTTCTATTCTACATATCTTTTCTCATTATTCTGTTTATTTTTCGATCACCCGTGGTGACGCGGGATGTGGTTGCGGCAGCCCTGGTGGTGTATCTGTTTTCCGCCATGCTTTTTGCTAAATTGTATCTGATACTGGAGCTGGCATATCCGGGGTCATTTTCCGTTGCCCATGAAACCATCCGCGACAACCCGGGAATTTTGAAATATTTTTCCATGGTAACCTTGTCCACGCTTGGATATGGCGATTTATCCCCCATTACTGATAAATCCCAGACCCTGGCAAGCATGGAGGCCATATTCGGTCAGATTTATCTGGCTGTTCTCATTGCCCGGCTGGTTGGAATACAGGCGATTCCAAATTCAAAAAAATAG
- a CDS encoding CGGC domain-containing protein, which produces MTKVGLIRCEKNETRCPLTNCFKTMMETTQGFAGYDACTPAGVFTCRCPGDNVADMAKILKSKGAQAIHLCTCTFASKTEGGWDKTQGGFCPDIEKIATNASQASGLPCTLGTAHLPKDYSPVTFD; this is translated from the coding sequence ATGACAAAAGTCGGACTGATCCGGTGCGAAAAAAATGAAACCAGATGTCCTTTGACCAATTGTTTTAAAACAATGATGGAAACCACCCAGGGGTTTGCCGGGTATGATGCCTGTACACCGGCCGGGGTCTTTACCTGCCGGTGCCCCGGGGACAATGTGGCGGATATGGCAAAAATTTTGAAGTCGAAAGGGGCCCAGGCCATTCATCTGTGTACCTGTACATTTGCATCCAAAACCGAAGGCGGGTGGGATAAAACCCAGGGGGGATTCTGCCCGGACATTGAGAAGATCGCGACCAATGCCTCCCAGGCTTCGGGCCTGCCCTGTACCCTGGGGACGGCGCATTTGCCCAAGGATTATTCTCCGGTCACCTTTGACTAA
- a CDS encoding NifB/NifX family molybdenum-iron cluster-binding protein, translated as MKVAISAYGRDLDAEINPRFGRCDFLLIVDTDTMTHESFANESMNLTGGAGIQTASFVISKGVQAVLTGSCGPNAMEVFNAAGVAVYPGQAGTVAQAVTRLKNNELTSVTQATAEEKSGMNPGAAPQRPMADPNSQPPGMGGGRGMGGGGGRGMGGGGRGMGGCGRGMGGGGRGMGGGSGMGRRN; from the coding sequence ATGAAAGTCGCAATCAGCGCATATGGCCGGGACCTGGATGCGGAGATCAATCCCAGGTTCGGCAGGTGTGATTTTCTTTTGATCGTTGATACGGATACCATGACCCATGAGAGCTTTGCCAATGAAAGTATGAACCTGACCGGAGGCGCCGGTATTCAGACGGCCTCTTTTGTGATTTCCAAAGGTGTCCAGGCTGTTTTAACCGGCAGTTGCGGCCCCAATGCCATGGAGGTTTTTAATGCCGCCGGCGTTGCTGTGTACCCGGGGCAGGCCGGTACCGTGGCTCAGGCCGTGACCCGTTTGAAAAACAATGAATTGACAAGTGTGACCCAGGCTACGGCCGAAGAAAAGTCCGGCATGAATCCGGGGGCTGCCCCCCAAAGACCCATGGCGGACCCCAACTCCCAGCCCCCCGGCATGGGGGGGGGCAGGGGCATGGGCGGTGGCGGTGGCCGCGGCATGGGCGGCGGTGGTCGAGGAATGGGTGGTTGCGGCCGTGGCATGGGCGGCGGCGGTCGCGGTATGGGCGGTGGAAGCGGCATGGGGCGGCGGAACTGA
- a CDS encoding HAD-IIB family hydrolase, with product MPHSRQTLVFTDLDGTLLDHDTYGFDPALPALAMLAQKKIPVILNSSKTLVEILQIRSTLGNCHPFIAENGSVVAVPEQTFPGLAGKDPLFQDHSGLLVKRLGGDRKAVLDILNRLRHKHGFSFEGFADMNPARLSQVTGLTEEQAIQAGQRLSTEPILWQDTPEQWEAFAGHLADEGLGWVQGGRFISISRPFDKKDGVACLMDLYTAETGSAPFTIGLGDSPNDQAMLDMMDIAVVIRSARCDQVALNRAHTVIRTTAKGPEGWQEAMDMIFNTPRRH from the coding sequence ATGCCACATAGCAGACAAACACTTGTATTCACAGATCTTGACGGCACCCTTCTGGACCATGACACCTATGGGTTTGACCCGGCACTGCCGGCCCTGGCCATGCTTGCCCAAAAAAAGATTCCCGTCATCCTTAATTCCAGCAAAACCCTGGTTGAAATACTCCAAATTCGCAGCACCCTGGGCAATTGCCACCCGTTTATTGCGGAAAACGGCTCTGTGGTGGCGGTGCCGGAACAGACATTTCCCGGCCTGGCTGGAAAAGATCCATTATTCCAAGACCACTCCGGGCTCCTGGTCAAACGGCTTGGCGGCGACAGAAAAGCGGTTTTGGACATCTTAAATCGCTTGCGGCACAAGCATGGTTTTTCCTTTGAAGGATTTGCCGATATGAACCCGGCCCGGCTTTCCCAGGTCACGGGACTGACCGAAGAACAGGCCATACAGGCTGGACAACGCCTGAGCACCGAACCCATTCTCTGGCAGGATACCCCAGAACAATGGGAGGCGTTTGCAGGACACCTTGCAGACGAAGGCCTTGGCTGGGTCCAGGGCGGACGGTTTATCTCCATATCCCGCCCCTTTGATAAAAAGGACGGGGTGGCCTGTCTGATGGATCTGTATACCGCAGAGACGGGCAGCGCGCCTTTCACCATCGGTCTCGGGGACAGTCCCAATGACCAGGCCATGCTGGATATGATGGACATTGCCGTGGTGATCCGGTCTGCCCGCTGTGATCAAGTTGCGTTAAACCGGGCACACACCGTTATCCGAACCACCGCAAAAGGCCCCGAAGGGTGGCAGGAGGCCATGGACATGATTTTCAACACACCAAGGAGGCATTAA
- a CDS encoding glycosyl transferase codes for MGDFHQNGIITILHNLSRKPAEELESQLNKFSKKRPLGLVLPSLFSELEGPALEHIVEELAKVTYLDQIVIGLDRADEDQYRHALKFFSRLPQHHRILWNDGPRLRAIDKKLAQLDLAPTEAGKGRNVWYCFGYVLASGLVDAVALHDCDILTYERSLLARLIYPVAHPEFAYKFCKGYYARFTESKVNGRVSRLLVSPLLSALKKICSSSDSLDYLESFRYPLAGEFSMRTSVLENLRMPTDWGLEVGILYEMKRNYSLNRICQVDIADTYDHKHQPFSFGDADAGLSKMSIDIAKAIFKKLATEGEIFTAETFRTIKATYYRQALDFVEIYHNDALMNGLNLDRHKEEQAVELFAENILAAGNSFLEGPHTTPFIPAWDRVKSAFPEIMDDLKDAVEKDYEQYQP; via the coding sequence ATGGGCGATTTTCATCAAAACGGTATCATCACCATATTGCACAACCTCTCGCGCAAGCCCGCAGAAGAACTGGAGTCCCAGCTCAATAAATTTTCAAAAAAACGGCCTTTGGGCCTGGTGCTACCCTCTCTTTTTTCCGAACTTGAGGGCCCTGCCCTGGAACATATTGTCGAAGAACTTGCCAAGGTTACCTATCTGGATCAAATTGTCATCGGTCTGGACCGGGCCGATGAAGACCAGTACCGGCATGCCCTGAAATTTTTTTCCCGCCTGCCCCAGCACCACCGCATTCTCTGGAACGACGGGCCACGGTTACGGGCCATCGACAAAAAACTGGCACAGCTGGACCTGGCCCCCACCGAGGCCGGCAAGGGCAGAAACGTCTGGTATTGCTTTGGGTATGTGCTGGCCTCGGGCCTGGTAGATGCCGTGGCACTGCATGACTGCGACATCCTAACCTATGAGCGATCCCTGCTGGCCCGGCTGATCTACCCTGTGGCCCATCCCGAGTTTGCCTATAAATTCTGCAAAGGATACTATGCCCGATTTACCGAGTCCAAGGTCAACGGCCGGGTGAGCCGCCTTCTGGTATCGCCGTTGTTGTCGGCCTTGAAAAAAATCTGTTCATCATCCGACTCCCTGGATTATCTGGAGAGCTTCAGGTACCCCCTGGCCGGGGAATTTTCCATGCGGACCAGCGTGCTTGAAAATTTGCGGATGCCCACGGACTGGGGCCTTGAGGTGGGCATTTTGTACGAAATGAAACGCAATTACAGCCTGAACCGCATCTGCCAGGTGGACATTGCCGACACCTATGATCACAAGCACCAGCCGTTCAGCTTTGGAGATGCCGATGCAGGACTCTCCAAGATGAGCATTGACATTGCCAAGGCCATCTTTAAAAAACTGGCAACAGAGGGCGAAATTTTTACTGCTGAAACCTTCCGGACCATTAAAGCCACCTATTATCGGCAGGCGTTGGATTTTGTGGAGATCTACCACAATGACGCACTGATGAACGGATTGAACCTGGACCGCCACAAGGAAGAGCAGGCCGTGGAACTGTTTGCCGAAAACATCCTTGCCGCCGGAAACAGTTTCCTTGAAGGCCCGCATACCACACCGTTTATCCCGGCCTGGGACCGGGTGAAGTCCGCTTTCCCCGAGATTATGGATGACTTAAAAGACGCGGTTGAAAAAGACTATGAACAATACCAGCCTTAA